In Candidatus Defluviibacterium haderslevense, the following are encoded in one genomic region:
- a CDS encoding T9SS type A sorting domain-containing protein, protein MKYFYSIIFSMISCWLIGQNKIQFEGFTNCQLPSGWNVKPLNGSYVFNIVKNNETIQPDGSCMAQYKQTDRLNTARRKFQLITNPIPVSGSDRYVLLFRLKFIRPNTGSILTISTNNGSATVINQTIFTEYKDLTPITIKLTNASKVTAYTVTFDYDCATNDFGTEIAIDDVFLSIDNDACANPIRLNLDQDCTKGHISTTNAQQANLINCTNDFQGAIWYQYDADFSGILQVNVNSQYNDGLFIYTGPCNALTNVTCSDKDEYGFQGEHEELNVEAGKTYYFRFAKKINHYGFENGFHCISLKKINQYTAKPVHDLCDNRTVLTVNGTCASTSNKNALMENNLPSLNLKSKADVWYSFTAVSTKPHEITTNTDFAEVISVYKGTCGSLQEIQSEDLGNKTIIKDPIPGKEYFVQVSGYFATIEGNICLTVKEQVNTVPANDECPLSSAINLNTTCQEIDFFNNNTSSKKPSCVVYNAPDVWYKVVAPTEKTIALKIQAGFIYNYGLYSGSCNSLEEVTCGKSPDPCEGFIKIENLVPGKTYYLQILSAVNPLKSGEGKLCVRIDEFSKTAPFQKLNLDLHTDCLHGVLGQVSYSTSGGQGNIKYTGPKNTELFYPGTQVDAFVEDENGCRDFASLVVGCMSPSNCKNSTLDIEFTTECLKDTIGRQTGEVVVSIKGKGGSGAYYLYGTPDGSKLKDKDSYKIILIDSDSCYVIEEGQINCPAFNCSQSTLKLDVSYDCIDTLLKAALKLDVSGNLGTYNFSGNNAGDLLDQGQAYSVKVTDEAGCEQLKTGTITCHFDSCAYSRPEMDISIKCIKDANGNDAGKGILIVNGSSKAGGVHYLGNQPGDTLDHLQSYNIELQDAFGCGVQKNGVVLCVPLSNQDEKSFESITINPNPTSSKFYINLNMNVAENITTTIYSMEGKYILSKKHKLNVGQNTLSYDLNKNLSGVYLIKLEGKSINKLIKIIKI, encoded by the coding sequence ATGAAATATTTCTATTCCATAATCTTCTCCATGATATCTTGTTGGTTGATTGGCCAAAATAAAATCCAATTCGAAGGATTTACAAATTGTCAACTTCCAAGCGGATGGAATGTAAAACCCTTGAATGGTAGTTATGTTTTTAACATTGTTAAAAATAATGAAACGATTCAACCCGATGGTTCATGTATGGCACAATACAAACAAACCGATCGCTTGAATACCGCCAGAAGAAAATTTCAACTTATTACTAACCCAATCCCAGTATCAGGTTCTGATCGGTATGTTTTATTATTTAGACTGAAATTCATCCGTCCAAATACTGGGTCAATACTAACCATTTCCACAAACAACGGATCAGCAACTGTGATTAATCAAACCATCTTCACAGAATATAAGGATCTAACACCTATAACCATTAAATTAACCAATGCTTCTAAAGTAACAGCATATACCGTAACCTTTGATTACGATTGTGCCACAAATGATTTTGGAACAGAAATAGCTATAGATGATGTCTTTCTGAGTATTGATAACGATGCATGCGCAAATCCAATTCGCTTAAATTTAGATCAGGATTGTACCAAAGGTCATATTTCTACTACCAATGCCCAACAAGCCAATTTAATCAACTGTACTAATGATTTTCAAGGCGCCATTTGGTATCAATATGATGCAGATTTCAGTGGCATTCTACAAGTGAATGTGAATTCACAATACAATGATGGATTATTCATTTATACTGGCCCTTGCAATGCTTTAACCAATGTCACTTGTTCAGATAAAGATGAATATGGATTCCAAGGAGAACATGAAGAACTCAATGTAGAAGCTGGCAAAACCTATTATTTTAGATTTGCTAAGAAAATCAATCATTATGGATTCGAAAATGGATTTCATTGCATTTCACTGAAAAAAATCAACCAATACACTGCTAAACCAGTACATGATTTATGCGATAATAGAACTGTACTTACTGTAAATGGAACTTGTGCAAGTACTTCAAATAAAAATGCATTGATGGAAAATAATCTTCCATCACTTAATTTGAAATCAAAAGCAGATGTATGGTACAGTTTCACAGCTGTTTCCACAAAGCCTCATGAAATCACTACGAATACAGATTTTGCTGAAGTAATTTCTGTTTATAAAGGTACTTGTGGATCTCTACAGGAAATTCAAAGTGAAGACCTGGGCAATAAAACAATAATCAAAGATCCAATTCCTGGTAAAGAATATTTTGTACAGGTATCAGGTTATTTTGCTACCATTGAAGGAAATATTTGTTTAACGGTTAAAGAACAAGTCAACACTGTTCCTGCCAACGATGAATGTCCACTTTCATCTGCAATAAACCTGAATACAACTTGTCAGGAAATTGATTTTTTCAATAATAATACTTCTTCAAAAAAACCTTCTTGTGTTGTTTATAACGCCCCGGACGTGTGGTATAAAGTTGTAGCACCAACAGAAAAAACAATAGCTCTAAAAATTCAGGCTGGATTTATTTATAATTATGGATTGTATAGTGGATCATGCAATAGTCTTGAAGAAGTAACTTGCGGTAAATCTCCAGATCCATGCGAGGGATTTATCAAAATAGAAAACCTGGTTCCCGGTAAAACTTATTATTTACAGATCCTTTCTGCTGTCAACCCTTTAAAATCTGGTGAAGGAAAACTTTGTGTCCGAATCGATGAGTTTAGTAAAACAGCTCCATTCCAAAAATTGAATCTTGATTTACATACAGATTGTCTTCATGGTGTGCTTGGACAAGTGAGTTATTCTACTTCAGGAGGTCAGGGAAATATAAAATATACCGGACCTAAAAACACTGAATTATTTTATCCAGGTACACAAGTCGATGCTTTTGTAGAAGACGAAAATGGATGTAGAGATTTTGCGTCATTAGTCGTGGGTTGTATGTCACCATCAAATTGTAAAAATTCGACTCTTGATATAGAATTTACAACAGAATGTTTGAAAGATACTATTGGACGTCAAACCGGCGAAGTTGTCGTTTCTATTAAAGGCAAAGGAGGATCAGGAGCCTATTATCTCTATGGAACTCCAGACGGGTCTAAATTAAAAGACAAAGATTCATATAAAATCATTTTGATAGATTCAGACTCTTGCTATGTTATCGAAGAAGGCCAGATCAATTGTCCTGCATTTAATTGCAGTCAATCCACTTTAAAATTGGATGTTAGTTATGACTGTATTGATACCTTGCTGAAGGCAGCACTAAAATTAGATGTATCCGGAAATTTAGGAACCTATAATTTCAGTGGAAATAATGCTGGTGATTTACTAGATCAGGGTCAAGCCTATTCTGTAAAAGTTACAGATGAAGCCGGTTGCGAACAACTTAAAACCGGAACCATTACATGTCACTTTGATTCCTGTGCTTATTCAAGACCTGAAATGGACATCAGCATTAAGTGTATCAAAGATGCAAACGGAAATGATGCAGGAAAAGGAATTTTGATCGTCAATGGCTCCAGTAAAGCCGGAGGTGTACATTATCTTGGCAATCAACCAGGTGATACTTTGGATCATTTGCAATCATATAATATAGAGCTACAGGATGCCTTTGGATGCGGAGTCCAAAAGAATGGTGTTGTCTTATGCGTTCCACTTTCCAATCAAGATGAAAAGTCTTTTGAGAGTATAACCATAAATCCGAACCCAACTTCAAGTAAATTCTATATCAATTTAAATATGAATGTTGCTGAAAACATTACCACAACTATTTATAGTATGGAAGGAAAATATATTTTATCCAAAAAACATAAATTAAATGTTGGACAAAACACGCTATCTTATGATTTAAATAAAAATTTGTCAGGTGTATATTTAATTAAATTGGAAGGAAAATCGATAAACAAATTAATTAAAATAATAAAAATCTAA
- a CDS encoding DUF1501 domain-containing protein → MSQDKIKNKEGQYQSSLGDRHNEEHIQWNRRQFLMTGGLAGLGTVLLGGLPISASMAASGLSAAMNPGDENILVLVKMFGGNDGLNMIVPHSTAAGKDEYLQLRKTIGLQYGTDYNDKMLLSGFGQTDFAMPQTMEPLMPLWNEGKMAVLQNVGYADQNYSHFSSIELWSSAADNTFDPRVNSGVMGRYLDQDFPSFRETPPIVPPALRIGYSSDKIFTGPGNQQLELVFNDPNEFYRLAQYGKLYNTDGYGDCPQGEERAFLRQLTNNSLRYSQSVTTAYNKASNKIAFPTNTTSRIAEQLAIVSRLIKGRLGTRIYLVNVDGFDTHSNQKDYHKNLLGHVASSIKAFYDDLKKDNAQSNVCLMTYSEFGRTIKENGSQGTDHGNISPMMMFGDGVQGGFKGNPINLFDPILKNDTVVYFETQKCIDYRSMYATILKDWMCLDNELVDYSMGSTYPGLPLFNSPCGSNKGSNLNSILIGHNPNPLQSRIIDIKFTALISSEMILSIKSINGKTIATLLDKFIPKGSYTIPFDPVTWNVPPGEYIYQLNAAGKTFMRRFNII, encoded by the coding sequence ATGAGCCAAGATAAAATAAAAAATAAAGAAGGTCAATATCAATCATCATTGGGTGATCGTCATAATGAAGAACATATACAATGGAATAGGCGTCAATTTTTAATGACCGGAGGGCTAGCAGGATTAGGTACTGTACTTTTAGGTGGTCTACCCATTAGTGCATCGATGGCAGCCAGCGGATTATCAGCTGCAATGAATCCGGGTGACGAAAATATCCTGGTGCTGGTCAAAATGTTTGGAGGTAATGATGGGCTAAACATGATAGTTCCACATTCAACCGCTGCAGGAAAAGACGAATATTTACAACTTCGTAAAACGATAGGATTACAATACGGCACAGATTATAACGATAAAATGTTATTATCTGGTTTTGGTCAGACCGATTTTGCAATGCCTCAAACCATGGAACCATTGATGCCACTATGGAATGAAGGCAAGATGGCTGTGCTTCAAAACGTGGGTTATGCTGATCAAAACTATTCACATTTCTCATCTATCGAACTTTGGTCTAGTGCTGCCGATAATACTTTTGATCCCAGAGTAAATTCAGGTGTCATGGGTCGATATTTGGATCAGGATTTTCCATCATTTAGAGAAACACCGCCTATTGTTCCACCAGCTTTGCGTATTGGTTATAGTTCTGATAAAATTTTTACAGGACCAGGAAACCAACAATTGGAATTGGTATTCAATGACCCAAATGAATTCTATAGATTAGCTCAGTATGGAAAATTGTATAATACCGATGGTTACGGAGATTGTCCTCAAGGTGAAGAACGAGCTTTCTTACGCCAATTAACCAATAATTCATTGCGTTATTCTCAATCCGTTACCACTGCATACAATAAGGCAAGTAACAAAATTGCATTTCCTACCAATACAACCAGCAGAATAGCAGAACAACTGGCTATTGTTTCCAGATTAATTAAAGGTCGATTAGGCACGCGAATTTACTTAGTGAATGTTGATGGATTTGACACACATTCTAATCAAAAAGATTACCATAAAAATTTATTGGGCCATGTCGCCAGCTCCATCAAAGCCTTTTATGATGACTTGAAAAAAGATAATGCACAGTCCAATGTATGTCTCATGACCTACTCAGAATTCGGCAGAACGATCAAAGAAAATGGATCTCAAGGTACAGATCACGGTAATATTTCTCCAATGATGATGTTTGGCGATGGCGTACAAGGAGGATTTAAAGGAAATCCAATTAACTTATTCGATCCTATTCTTAAAAACGATACGGTAGTTTATTTTGAAACACAAAAATGCATTGACTATAGAAGCATGTATGCTACCATTCTAAAAGATTGGATGTGTCTAGACAATGAATTGGTGGATTATTCCATGGGAAGTACATATCCCGGATTACCACTGTTTAATTCACCTTGTGGCTCAAACAAAGGCTCTAATTTGAATTCCATTTTGATAGGACATAATCCTAATCCACTTCAAAGTCGAATCATTGATATCAAATTTACTGCTTTAATCAGCAGCGAAATGATCCTTAGTATCAAATCCATTAATGGAAAAACGATTGCTACATTATTGGATAAATTTATACCAAAAGGATCCTATACGATACCATTCGATCCAGTAACATGGAATGTTCCTCCAGGGGAATACATCTATCAATTGAATGCTGCTGGAAAAACATTTATGAGACGTTTTAATATTATCTAA
- a CDS encoding DUF1800 domain-containing protein, with protein sequence MPNNTCLKGGLQPYVPSPEKPWDERRIHHLYNKLSNGAPLNLINAAKANTPSKIIDYLFTTALSHPLPGEIRSGVKTIDYSYPWKEQDIAEDPDAYYKYLELVHMWFNGMVTEGLRHKLVLFWSNHFVTTSDATGNRPTWVFQYYWILHNYALGNFKEFVKAIGLTPAMLIYLDGRYNYAGNPNENYARELMELFTMGVGNYTEKDIAEVARSLTGWNILYYEKVAGSGNYFVGPLKVGEYKIYRYNHDWKNKNIFGKSVGNFGGVVPADDVIAATKAKTEYDSLHDVIFDVKKREIATFICKKLYKFYLYNDPPTDIINGLADVFIASSFDITTVLKTLFKSEHFFDDASIGISIKSHIDNQIHFFRSLDLEPGKDYYKYKWINGAFKNEVPDPVNYPNAGNRDALSGLYYQTANLGQTLFNPINVAGWPGHRAWLNEFTLVNRWRYNRDQFDYYLYYDWTKEKYRSFLKSLTNNSTDPDFIVRKVLAYFITIDMPIEIVETAVGVFKATVPANYFLNGTWNLDYNMVPRQFMDLMKYIITLPEYQLL encoded by the coding sequence ATGCCAAATAATACATGTCTAAAAGGAGGATTACAACCTTACGTTCCAAGTCCGGAAAAGCCTTGGGATGAAAGAAGAATTCATCATTTGTACAATAAACTAAGTAATGGCGCACCGCTCAACTTGATTAACGCTGCTAAAGCAAACACACCTTCTAAAATAATAGACTATCTTTTTACCACAGCATTATCTCATCCTTTACCCGGTGAAATCAGATCCGGTGTAAAAACCATAGATTATAGCTATCCCTGGAAGGAACAAGACATAGCCGAAGATCCGGATGCCTATTACAAATATCTGGAATTAGTTCATATGTGGTTTAATGGCATGGTAACCGAAGGCTTACGCCATAAATTGGTTTTATTTTGGTCCAATCATTTCGTGACTACTTCTGATGCCACAGGAAATAGACCAACATGGGTATTCCAATATTATTGGATCCTTCATAATTATGCTTTAGGTAATTTTAAAGAATTTGTAAAAGCAATAGGTCTTACCCCAGCTATGCTGATCTACCTGGATGGCAGATACAACTATGCAGGTAATCCAAATGAAAATTATGCCCGCGAACTCATGGAACTATTTACAATGGGTGTGGGAAATTATACTGAAAAAGATATTGCTGAAGTAGCGAGATCTCTTACCGGATGGAATATTCTGTATTATGAAAAAGTTGCTGGCAGTGGAAATTATTTTGTTGGCCCACTTAAAGTTGGTGAATATAAAATATATCGCTACAATCATGACTGGAAGAATAAAAACATTTTCGGCAAATCGGTTGGAAATTTTGGAGGTGTAGTTCCTGCTGATGATGTTATTGCAGCGACAAAAGCAAAAACAGAATACGACTCCTTACACGATGTTATATTTGATGTTAAAAAAAGAGAAATAGCAACATTCATATGTAAAAAATTATACAAATTTTATTTGTACAATGATCCGCCAACCGACATCATTAATGGTTTGGCAGATGTATTTATTGCTTCTTCATTTGATATTACTACTGTATTAAAAACATTATTCAAGAGTGAACATTTCTTTGATGATGCAAGTATTGGTATATCCATTAAAAGTCATATTGATAATCAAATTCATTTCTTCCGTAGTTTAGACTTAGAACCCGGAAAAGATTATTATAAATATAAATGGATCAATGGCGCATTCAAAAACGAAGTTCCTGATCCAGTCAATTATCCAAATGCAGGAAATAGAGATGCCCTATCAGGTCTCTATTATCAAACAGCCAATCTTGGACAAACTTTGTTCAATCCGATCAACGTTGCCGGCTGGCCTGGACACAGAGCCTGGCTCAATGAATTTACTTTAGTCAACCGATGGCGATATAATCGGGATCAATTCGATTACTACTTGTATTATGATTGGACCAAAGAGAAATATCGTTCTTTCTTAAAGTCATTGACCAACAATTCCACAGATCCGGATTTTATTGTTAGAAAAGTGTTAGCCTATTTCATAACGATAGATATGCCAATAGAAATAGTAGAAACTGCAGTTGGTGTATTCAAAGCAACGGTTCCGGCTAACTATTTCTTAAATGGTACCTGGAATCTTGATTACAATATGGTGCCAAGACAATTTATGGATTTGATGAAATATATCATCACCTTACCTGAATACCAATTATTATAA
- a CDS encoding heavy-metal-associated domain-containing protein, whose translation MPFHFVTYSFQIKHIKLFLLLCFYNNCILLGQFNSATIHINGLTCSACSFAVQRSISKIDFVERIDMDLNENIAMIVFKKNKAIDPSKLIQGVKNAGFSVGKLELNYSTQNTSQSTRDCFTEGGTRYLIVDDSDTTFQGNVTFKLIHKYIVPKKEYKKYNKQAHQLSYETCKPNFLLSLR comes from the coding sequence ATGCCTTTTCATTTTGTGACTTATAGTTTCCAAATTAAGCATATAAAATTGTTTTTGTTGTTATGCTTCTACAACAATTGCATATTGCTTGGTCAATTTAATTCTGCCACTATACATATAAACGGGCTTACGTGCTCAGCTTGTTCCTTCGCTGTCCAAAGGTCGATTTCAAAGATAGATTTTGTGGAACGGATTGACATGGATTTGAATGAAAATATTGCAATGATTGTTTTTAAAAAAAATAAAGCAATTGACCCATCAAAATTAATACAGGGAGTAAAAAATGCAGGTTTTTCGGTTGGTAAATTAGAATTAAACTATTCAACTCAAAACACCTCACAAAGCACTAGAGATTGTTTTACAGAAGGCGGAACACGATATTTGATCGTTGATGACTCAGACACTACCTTTCAGGGCAATGTAACGTTTAAACTCATTCATAAATACATCGTACCAAAAAAAGAATATAAAAAATACAATAAACAGGCACATCAATTGAGTTATGAAACATGCAAACCCAACTTTTTGTTAAGTTTGAGATGA
- a CDS encoding WD40 repeat domain-containing protein, whose product MKIYWIIIFTFICSIGVQSQSLIWSKKSNPYFNSINSIAFNGDGTKVISGTDCHPAAIRMFDVNTGTLLWDYEVGSNFMCIMGIGFSSNNHYIASIEELGNILIFDNTKAIPTLINTIKTGASYGFSIAFSPNGKELAVGCSNGKLKTYDISSGQPISDINAHLNFVNSVAYSLDGTKIVSGGADDKIKTWDLTGKLLNTYTGHVSDVNFVKFTPDSKSIISASSDKKIKIWDANSSTLIQTISGHRNAVNQIDISPDGTKIVSASSDSTCKIWEFATGKMISSFGISDSGKINAVSWSPIGDKICTGNAISDMSLWNVSGLLKTAETHAEFTFEISPNPLSRLSHIDLPNGLIPKYYRIIDVVGNEQQFTTDLALKSAICALKPGNYILQITCQDQKSALKRFTKI is encoded by the coding sequence ATGAAAATATATTGGATTATCATTTTTACTTTTATTTGTAGTATTGGCGTTCAAAGTCAAAGTTTGATTTGGTCAAAAAAATCAAACCCATATTTTAATTCCATAAACAGCATAGCCTTCAATGGTGATGGCACAAAAGTAATTAGTGGCACGGATTGTCACCCCGCCGCAATAAGAATGTTTGATGTAAACACAGGCACATTATTATGGGATTATGAAGTCGGATCAAATTTTATGTGCATTATGGGGATTGGCTTTAGTTCAAATAATCATTACATTGCCTCAATTGAAGAGCTTGGAAATATACTAATTTTTGATAATACTAAGGCGATTCCCACACTCATTAATACGATCAAAACTGGCGCTAGTTATGGTTTTTCAATTGCATTTTCACCTAATGGAAAAGAATTAGCAGTAGGGTGTTCTAATGGAAAATTAAAAACCTATGATATCTCTTCGGGTCAACCTATTTCAGATATAAATGCTCATTTAAATTTTGTCAATTCAGTGGCTTATTCTTTAGATGGAACCAAAATTGTTTCTGGTGGTGCAGATGATAAAATTAAAACCTGGGATCTAACTGGTAAACTTTTAAATACCTATACGGGACATGTATCTGATGTGAATTTCGTAAAATTTACTCCTGATTCCAAATCCATCATCTCAGCCTCTAGTGATAAAAAAATAAAAATATGGGATGCCAATTCAAGTACTCTAATTCAAACCATCTCAGGACATAGAAATGCGGTTAATCAGATTGACATTTCTCCCGATGGAACAAAAATTGTTTCAGCCTCATCAGATTCAACTTGTAAAATTTGGGAATTTGCAACTGGAAAAATGATTTCAAGTTTTGGAATATCTGATAGTGGTAAAATTAATGCAGTCAGCTGGTCGCCAATTGGTGACAAAATTTGTACCGGAAATGCTATAAGTGATATGAGTCTTTGGAATGTTTCAGGTTTGCTTAAAACAGCTGAAACTCATGCTGAATTTACATTCGAAATATCTCCAAATCCCTTGAGTCGTTTGAGTCATATAGATCTTCCAAATGGCCTGATCCCTAAATATTACCGCATTATTGATGTTGTTGGTAATGAACAACAATTTACAACTGATTTAGCTTTAAAGTCAGCCATATGCGCTCTAAAACCTGGAAATTATATACTGCAAATTACTTGTCAAGATCAAAAGTCAGCTTTAAAAAGATTCACAAAAATCTAA
- a CDS encoding CoA transferase subunit B has protein sequence MLDKIGIAKRIAQELHDGMYVNLGIGIPTLVANYVPQGMSVEFQSENGILGMGPFPFEGEEDADMINAGKQTVTLKPGASLFDSATSFAMIRGQHVHLTVLGAMEVSERGDIANWKIPGKMVKGMGGAMDLVASADNIIVAMMHVNKAGESKLLKECSLPLTGVACVKKIVTELAVLEVTEDGFKLLERAPGVSVEHIIQSTEGKLIVEGDIPEMKID, from the coding sequence ATGCTAGATAAAATAGGAATCGCTAAACGTATAGCACAGGAATTACATGATGGCATGTATGTGAATCTCGGTATCGGAATTCCTACCTTAGTGGCTAATTATGTTCCTCAGGGAATGAGTGTAGAATTCCAATCTGAAAATGGAATATTAGGCATGGGCCCCTTCCCTTTTGAAGGTGAAGAAGATGCCGATATGATCAATGCCGGAAAGCAAACGGTTACATTGAAACCCGGCGCATCCTTGTTTGATTCTGCCACCAGTTTTGCCATGATCCGAGGCCAACACGTTCACCTTACTGTCCTTGGAGCGATGGAAGTATCAGAACGCGGTGATATCGCCAATTGGAAAATTCCTGGCAAGATGGTCAAAGGTATGGGCGGTGCTATGGATCTTGTAGCGTCAGCAGATAATATTATAGTGGCCATGATGCATGTCAATAAAGCCGGCGAATCGAAACTTCTCAAAGAATGCTCCCTTCCTCTTACCGGAGTAGCCTGTGTCAAAAAAATAGTTACAGAATTAGCCGTATTGGAAGTAACTGAAGATGGTTTTAAATTATTGGAACGCGCACCTGGCGTTTCAGTGGAACATATTATCCAATCCACGGAAGGTAAATTAATCGTAGAGGGCGATATTCCGGAAATGAAGATAGATTAA
- a CDS encoding CoA transferase subunit A, with product MNKIVSSADEAIRDIQSNMTIMLGGFGLCGIPENCIAALVRKGISGLTCISNNAGVDHFGLGLLLQSRQIKKMVSSYVGENDEFERQMLSGELEVDLIPQGSLAERCRAGGAGIPAFFTPAGYGTEIAHGKEVRIFNGKPHILEMALTADFAIVKAWKGDTEGNLIYKGTARNFNPLMAMAGKITIAEVEELVEPGMLDPNQIHTPGIFVQRIFQGAHYEKRIEQRTVRPRP from the coding sequence ATGAATAAAATCGTAAGCAGTGCAGATGAGGCCATCAGGGACATCCAGAGTAATATGACGATCATGTTAGGAGGTTTTGGCTTGTGTGGGATTCCTGAGAATTGTATAGCAGCACTCGTTCGCAAAGGTATAAGTGGTCTAACTTGTATATCGAATAATGCTGGGGTGGATCATTTTGGACTGGGCCTTTTACTCCAAAGTCGTCAGATCAAAAAAATGGTATCATCTTATGTAGGAGAAAACGATGAGTTCGAACGACAAATGTTGAGTGGAGAATTGGAAGTGGATTTAATTCCTCAGGGATCCTTAGCTGAACGCTGTCGTGCTGGAGGAGCTGGTATACCTGCATTCTTTACACCAGCTGGATATGGAACTGAGATTGCTCATGGCAAAGAAGTTCGGATCTTCAATGGCAAACCACACATACTCGAAATGGCGCTGACAGCTGACTTCGCTATAGTCAAAGCCTGGAAGGGTGATACAGAAGGCAATTTAATTTATAAAGGAACAGCCCGGAATTTCAATCCACTAATGGCTATGGCCGGTAAAATAACCATAGCTGAAGTCGAAGAACTCGTAGAACCGGGAATGCTAGATCCCAATCAAATACATACTCCGGGAATCTTCGTCCAACGCATCTTCCAGGGAGCGCATTATGAAAAAAGAATTGAACAACGAACCGTCAGACCAAGACCTTAA
- a CDS encoding aminotransferase class I/II-fold pyridoxal phosphate-dependent enzyme, with the protein MSWNINLISDTVTKPTQGMLEAMMHAEVGDDVFNEDPTVQQLEDRLAQMFGHEAGLFCPSGTMTNQIAIKAHTQPLDEMICDVQSHVYQYEVGGYAFHSQIAVNPIHGDQGKLSVKLLQDQVKAPFDWLPRTKLVVLENTCNRAGGNYYALSEMQSIAEFCKQHQLTLHLDGARIFNAIVASGQSAMDIGPIFDSISICLSKGLGAPIGSVLIGNKPWIQYCRRIRKVMGGGMRQVGLLAAAGSYALDHHILRLKEDHRRAKVIEAALQCTNYVSLVIPVSTNIIIFNLIPDLSPLSFIDQLRSHGINASAFGKQSVRFVTHLDIDDAMIEEVCEVLEKKIKY; encoded by the coding sequence ATGAGTTGGAATATCAATCTAATCAGCGATACAGTGACGAAGCCTACCCAAGGAATGCTTGAGGCGATGATGCATGCAGAAGTCGGCGATGATGTATTTAATGAAGATCCCACAGTCCAACAATTGGAAGATCGATTGGCGCAGATGTTTGGACATGAAGCAGGACTGTTTTGCCCTTCCGGTACGATGACCAATCAGATCGCGATTAAAGCACATACCCAACCGCTGGACGAAATGATCTGTGATGTCCAGTCTCATGTCTATCAGTACGAAGTCGGAGGCTATGCCTTCCACAGTCAGATAGCAGTTAATCCAATACATGGTGACCAAGGAAAATTATCTGTAAAGCTGCTACAAGATCAGGTCAAAGCACCATTCGATTGGTTGCCCAGGACCAAACTTGTGGTGTTAGAAAATACATGTAATCGAGCCGGTGGCAATTATTACGCATTGTCTGAGATGCAATCCATAGCTGAATTTTGTAAGCAACATCAATTGACCTTGCATTTGGATGGTGCACGAATATTTAATGCAATAGTTGCTTCAGGACAATCAGCGATGGATATAGGCCCCATATTTGATTCTATATCCATTTGTTTGTCTAAGGGCTTAGGGGCACCAATTGGCTCAGTACTTATAGGAAATAAACCATGGATTCAATATTGTCGTAGGATACGTAAAGTGATGGGCGGTGGCATGCGTCAGGTAGGGTTACTCGCAGCAGCAGGATCCTATGCATTAGATCATCACATTCTAAGATTAAAGGAAGATCATCGCCGAGCTAAAGTCATTGAAGCTGCATTACAGTGCACCAACTATGTCAGTTTGGTTATTCCTGTGAGCACGAACATTATCATTTTTAATTTAATACCTGACTTAAGTCCTCTATCTTTTATTGATCAATTAAGATCACATGGCATCAATGCATCAGCATTTGGCAAACAATCGGTGCGATTTGTGACGCATCTGGATATTGATGATGCAATGATTGAGGAAGTTTGTGAAGTGTTGGAGAAAAAGATAAAATATTAG